The following proteins are encoded in a genomic region of Caldalkalibacillus thermarum:
- a CDS encoding alpha/beta hydrolase family protein, with protein MSIPFKIEMAPNRLIRGELFPAHEPPQGTIIICHGFKGFKDWGFFPYVANTLSSSLPLHVITFNFSHNGVGDNPYEFTELEKFAKNTYTKELEDLDTLVQAVRNHTLPLENAQKNIELMPEPLFLLGHSRGGGVSLIYAFDHPEWIAGVISWNGITNVDLFTEEQKHEMREKGRTFIDNARTGQKMPIDLEVIEDIEANQARFNIVERAKTTHVPIFLIQGTDDHPRLIEGSQTLVNANPQIQWIKIPDGNHTFNAVHPFAGETKPLYEAIKHTEEAIKSIMQRR; from the coding sequence ATGTCAATACCTTTTAAGATAGAAATGGCCCCAAACAGACTGATACGTGGTGAGTTGTTTCCTGCACACGAGCCCCCTCAAGGAACCATCATTATTTGCCATGGTTTCAAAGGATTTAAAGATTGGGGTTTTTTCCCCTATGTTGCTAACACCCTTTCATCCTCCCTCCCACTTCATGTGATTACATTTAACTTTTCACATAACGGAGTAGGAGATAACCCCTATGAATTTACTGAGCTAGAGAAATTCGCGAAGAATACATACACAAAAGAACTGGAAGATTTGGACACATTGGTTCAAGCGGTCCGCAATCACACTCTTCCATTGGAAAATGCACAAAAGAACATTGAACTGATGCCAGAACCCCTTTTTCTGCTCGGTCACAGCCGAGGAGGCGGTGTCAGCCTTATTTACGCCTTTGATCATCCAGAGTGGATTGCGGGTGTGATCAGCTGGAATGGAATTACCAATGTGGATCTGTTCACAGAGGAGCAAAAACACGAGATGCGCGAGAAAGGACGCACCTTTATCGATAATGCCCGGACAGGCCAGAAGATGCCCATAGACCTGGAAGTTATTGAAGATATAGAAGCTAATCAGGCGCGTTTTAACATTGTAGAAAGAGCCAAAACAACCCATGTACCCATATTTTTGATCCAGGGTACGGACGATCATCCCCGACTAATTGAGGGGTCACAAACACTGGTCAACGCCAATCCACAAATTCAGTGGATAAAAATTCCTGACGGGAATCATACCTTCAATGCTGTTCACCCCTTTGCAGGTGAAACAAAACCGTTATACGAAGCGATTAAGCATACCGAAGAGGCCATCAAGTCCATAATGCAAAGGAGATAA
- the selB gene encoding selenocysteine-specific translation elongation factor: MGTSDINNTGTHPHFTIGIAGHIDHGKTTLTKALTGQDTDRLKEEKERNISIELGFASFTLSNGHTVSVVDVPGHERFIRQMVAGVAGIDMVLLVVAADEGVMPQTKEHLDILNLLNVNRGLIVITKADKVDEEFIELVTEQIKEETAHTFLSNSPIVEVDSLSGRGIDRLKQEIENLLANLPSRPTSGIARLPIDRVFSKKGFGTIVTGTLYQGKISVGDEMEILPQGLRVKVRQLQVHGSDQEQAYAGQRVAVNLSGVDKEELSRGDVLVTPGSLESTQRIDVEVTLLDHLDFTIKQRSDIRLHLATSDILGRIIFFDRNECQPGETCFAQLELKEPVTTLFEDRFVLRRPTPMTTIGGGMVIDPYATKHRFGPETIKLIAAKKDKDVSARAKHILGEAGMLTLDELTRQLGISPVDWQREIDHPAHQGLKQIESQTSPLTLVTTMDWWEATWNQLQDDMKNYHQRYPLREGLDRKQVQNKYFPQLNTAQWNLVLQQAEVEGRVQVRNEALAMPGFEPMLRPKDKEIWQKVNSIMLEKQLEVPPWEELLPTQMPQDVHLDLQQWLVRYEYMVPLDEGRFLSREAFDKAVQRLKSNTGKSFTIQEAKDIFNTTRKYLIPFLETLDKLGYTTRKENKRYWKQRNS, from the coding sequence ATGGGTACGAGTGACATAAACAACACAGGGACACATCCCCATTTCACCATTGGCATTGCTGGACACATCGATCACGGCAAGACCACTCTGACCAAAGCATTAACCGGACAAGATACAGACCGGCTTAAAGAAGAGAAAGAACGAAACATCTCCATCGAATTAGGCTTTGCTTCGTTCACCCTTTCAAACGGCCATACTGTGAGTGTCGTTGATGTACCTGGTCACGAACGTTTCATCCGGCAAATGGTGGCTGGCGTGGCTGGTATCGATATGGTTTTGCTTGTTGTTGCTGCCGATGAAGGCGTCATGCCTCAAACCAAGGAGCATTTGGACATTTTAAATCTCCTGAATGTAAACCGCGGACTCATTGTCATTACTAAGGCAGACAAAGTGGATGAGGAGTTTATTGAGTTGGTGACCGAACAGATAAAGGAAGAAACAGCCCATACATTCCTAAGTAACAGTCCAATCGTAGAGGTGGACAGTTTGAGCGGGCGTGGTATCGACCGCTTAAAGCAGGAGATTGAGAATCTCCTGGCCAATCTTCCTTCCCGCCCCACCTCAGGCATTGCCAGACTCCCTATTGACCGCGTTTTTTCCAAAAAAGGGTTTGGCACCATTGTCACGGGAACACTATATCAGGGAAAAATCAGTGTGGGGGACGAGATGGAAATCCTCCCTCAAGGATTACGAGTGAAGGTACGCCAGCTGCAGGTGCACGGATCTGACCAAGAACAGGCCTATGCAGGTCAAAGAGTGGCTGTCAATCTTTCTGGTGTTGACAAAGAGGAGCTTTCCCGCGGTGACGTGCTCGTGACCCCCGGCAGCCTAGAAAGTACGCAACGCATCGATGTGGAAGTCACCCTCTTAGATCATCTAGATTTTACTATTAAACAGCGCAGTGATATCCGCTTGCACCTCGCTACTTCTGATATTCTAGGCCGCATCATTTTCTTTGACCGCAATGAATGCCAGCCGGGTGAGACGTGCTTTGCCCAGCTGGAATTAAAAGAACCAGTGACCACATTGTTTGAAGACCGTTTTGTCTTGCGCCGCCCTACCCCAATGACAACCATTGGCGGAGGGATGGTCATCGATCCCTATGCCACTAAGCACCGCTTCGGACCAGAGACCATTAAGCTGATTGCCGCCAAAAAAGATAAAGACGTGTCGGCCAGGGCCAAACATATTTTAGGTGAAGCGGGTATGCTCACTCTGGATGAGCTGACCCGCCAGCTGGGCATTTCTCCCGTTGATTGGCAGCGGGAGATCGACCATCCTGCTCATCAGGGACTGAAACAGATCGAAAGCCAAACCAGTCCGTTGACTCTGGTCACTACTATGGACTGGTGGGAAGCAACCTGGAATCAGCTCCAAGATGACATGAAAAACTATCATCAGCGCTATCCCCTCCGGGAAGGACTGGACCGCAAGCAGGTGCAAAACAAGTACTTTCCACAGTTAAACACAGCCCAATGGAACTTAGTCCTGCAGCAGGCGGAAGTTGAGGGGCGTGTTCAAGTGAGAAACGAAGCCCTGGCCATGCCGGGCTTTGAACCCATGCTCCGACCAAAAGACAAAGAGATCTGGCAGAAGGTCAACAGCATCATGCTTGAGAAGCAACTTGAAGTTCCCCCTTGGGAGGAACTGCTGCCTACACAGATGCCACAGGACGTGCACCTTGATCTGCAGCAATGGCTGGTGCGCTATGAGTATATGGTTCCCCTTGATGAAGGCCGTTTTCTCAGCCGGGAAGCCTTTGATAAGGCTGTTCAGCGTCTGAAAAGCAATACGGGTAAGTCCTTTACCATTCAAGAGGCGAAAGACATTTTTAACACTACCCGCAAATATTTGATTCCTTTCTTAGAAACGCTGGATAAATTGGGCTACACCACCCGTAAAGAAAACAAACGCTACTGGAAACAGCGGAACAGCTAA